The Stegostoma tigrinum isolate sSteTig4 chromosome 38, sSteTig4.hap1, whole genome shotgun sequence genome contains a region encoding:
- the LOC132206555 gene encoding ferritin, middle subunit-like, which yields MASQVCQNYHKDCEDAVNKQINLELYSSYVYLSMFSYFDRDDVALRHFAEFFKEQSHEEQEHAEKLMAFQNKRGGRVLLQDIKKPEQDEWGNGLEAMQRALRMEKDVNQSLLDLHKLTSSHMDPHLCDFLERHYLDEQVKMIKKLGDHITNLKRLGAPDNGMGEYLFDRLSLS from the exons ATGGcttcccaagtgtgtcagaactatcacaaggactgtgaggatgctgttaacaagcagatcaacctggagctctattcctcttatgtttacctctccatg ttctcttactttgaccgggatgatgttgccctccgTCACTTTGcagagttcttcaaggagcagtcccatgaggaacaggaacatgctgagaaactgatggcattccagaataaacgtggtgGCCGTGttctcctgcaggacatcaag aagccagagcaggatgagtggggcaatggtctggaggcaatgcagagagctctgcggatggagaaggatgtgaaccagagtctgctggatctgcacaaactcacCTCTAGCCACatggaccctcat ctgtgtgacttcctggagaggcactacctggatgagcaagtgaagatgatcaagaagctgggagatcacatcaccaacctgaagagactgggagcccctgacaatggcatgggagagtacctgtttgacaggctctcacTCAGCTGA
- the LOC132206455 gene encoding ferritin, heavy subunit-like, translated as MVSQVCQNYHKDCEDAVNKQINLELCSSYVYLSMFSYFDQDDVALHHFAEFFKEQSHEEREHAEKLMVFQNKRGGRVLMQDIKKPEQDEWGSGLEAMQRALQMEKDVNQSLLDLHKLASGHMDPHLCDFLERHYLDEQVKMIKKLGDHITNLKRLGAPANGMGEYLFDRLTLS; from the exons atggtttcccaagtgtgtcagaactaccacaaggactgtgaggatgctgttaacaagcagatcaacctggagctctgttcctcctatgtttacctctccatg TTCTCGTACTTTGACCAGGATGATGTTGCtctgcatcactttgctgagttcttcaaggagcagtcccatgaggagcgggaacatgctgagaaactgatggtattccagaataaacgtggaggccgagtcctcatgcaggacatcaag aagccagagcaggatgagtggggcagtggcctggaggcaatgcagagagctctgcagatggagaaggatgtgaaccagagtctgctggatctgcacaaactcgcctctggccacatggaccctcat ctgtgtgacttcctggagaggcactacttggatgagcaagtgaagatgatcaagaagctgggagatcacatcaccaacctgaagagactgggagcccctgccaatggcatgggagagtacctgtttgacaggctcacactcagctga